The proteins below come from a single Onychomys torridus chromosome 18, mOncTor1.1, whole genome shotgun sequence genomic window:
- the LOC118569382 gene encoding basic salivary proline-rich protein 2-like: protein MNFVGKIKGSLLGSRSKVLHRPHVTLEFEKIKNESPPSARAGPGALGVAFLPSPARSAAPGKLPAPPTGSGRGAAKPRNGPPGAARRRRRRGGPRRPGQGHPQFVTRRSRPAPPPGALLGPAPPPPQGRLGLPRPARPGPVAPVPAPARPRSPESLAEAASRRLEPHGPPPAPGQTRVSPAVVGRALARAGSQRACALPPPRRAPWARAKKRQWTAAREPRGGERQNPERIRSRDLAGPWVVPKGAGNSEAETSSLCVLGRKSERREEDRQPKCSWSPPQSVLCPFDH, encoded by the exons ATGAACTTTGTTGGCAAG ATCAAGGGGAGTCTCCTAGGGTCACGTTCCAAAGTTCTGCACCGACCTCACGTTACACTTGagtttgaaaagattaaaaacgAGAGCCCGCCCTCAGCCCGCGCCGGGCCCGGGGCCCTCGGGGTGGCCTTTCTTCCTTCGCCCGCCCGCAGCGCGGCGCCCGGCAAACTGCCCGCTCCTCCGACAGGTTCCGGCCGCGGAGCCGCAAAACCTCGAAACGGCCCACCCGGGGcggcgcggcggcggcggaggcgcGGGGGGCCTAGGCGACCCGGCCAAGGTCATCCCCAGTTCGTGACGAGGAGGAGCCGCCCGGCCCCGCCTCCCGGGGCCCTTCTCGGCCCCGCGCCTCCGCCGCCCCAGGGCCGTCTCGGCCTCCCgcgcccggcccggcccggccccgtGGCTCCAGTCCCGGCCCCCGCACGCCCGCGGAGCCCCGAGAGCCTCGCCGAGGCCGCCTCCCGCCGCCTCGAACCCCACGGCCCGCCACCCGCGCCGGGCCAGACCCGCGTCTCACCCGCAGTCGTCGGCCGCGCGCTCGCCCGAGCCGGATCCCAGCGCGCGTGCGCCTTACCGCCTCCGCGCCGGGCGCCCTGGGCTCGGGCGAAAAAGCGGCAATGGACCGCCGCCCGGGAACCGCGCGGCGGTGAGCGGCAAAACCCGGAGCGGATCCGCTCCCGCGACCTCGCTGGCCCGTGGGTAGTGCCGAAGGGGGCAGGCAACTCCGAGGCAGAGACgtcctctctctgtgttttaGGCAGGAAAAGTGAGCGCAGAGAAGAAGATAGACAACCCAAGTGCTCGTGGTCCCCACCGCAGTCAGTTCTTTGTCCCTTTGACCATTAG